A section of the Streptomyces sp. CG1 genome encodes:
- a CDS encoding asparagine synthase-related protein: protein MLLVLTVVLLASLTAAVAWGPTSVPPAQVWQVIGRRLTGDAPRPGTDDLIVWQLRVPRALLDPEHRTAVVVARDSPIGVGDMDTSLYLLFGEIRRHSTVALSGEAADEVFGGYPWFHDPKALAADTFPWLLVTGDEAAMPLNPELDLRIGEFRADIYRSALVAVPHLDDETPAEHRRRELQHLSLTRWLRQLLHRKDRLSMARGLEVRVPYCDHRLVEYAFNAPWSLQRHDGREKSLLRSMGAGLAPDSVLHRPKNHYPATHHPDYNRGLQQLARDALAEPQVRALADEARIKPCLDTPPDRLRWGHRLRLERVVDLALWLDHHRPELALWLDHHRPELAL, encoded by the coding sequence TTGCTGCTGGTCCTGACCGTCGTCCTGCTCGCGTCCCTCACGGCGGCCGTGGCCTGGGGGCCGACGTCCGTCCCGCCCGCCCAGGTGTGGCAGGTGATCGGCCGCAGACTGACCGGTGACGCGCCCCGGCCCGGCACCGACGACCTGATCGTCTGGCAGCTGCGCGTGCCCCGCGCCCTGCTCGACCCCGAGCACCGCACGGCCGTGGTCGTGGCCCGGGACTCGCCCATCGGCGTCGGCGACATGGACACCTCGCTGTACCTGCTGTTCGGCGAGATCCGCCGGCACTCCACGGTGGCTCTGTCCGGAGAGGCCGCGGACGAGGTGTTCGGCGGCTACCCCTGGTTCCACGACCCGAAGGCCCTCGCCGCCGACACCTTCCCCTGGCTGCTGGTGACCGGAGACGAGGCCGCCATGCCCCTCAACCCCGAACTCGACCTGCGTATCGGCGAGTTCCGCGCCGACATCTACCGCAGCGCCCTGGTGGCCGTACCGCACCTCGACGACGAGACGCCGGCCGAGCACCGGCGACGCGAGCTGCAGCATCTGTCGCTGACCCGCTGGCTGCGGCAACTCCTGCACCGCAAAGACCGGTTGAGCATGGCACGCGGCCTGGAGGTACGCGTCCCGTACTGCGACCACCGGCTGGTCGAGTACGCCTTCAACGCGCCCTGGTCGCTGCAGCGTCACGACGGCCGGGAGAAGAGCCTGCTGCGCTCCATGGGCGCCGGCCTGGCCCCCGACTCGGTCCTGCACCGGCCCAAGAACCACTACCCGGCCACCCACCACCCCGACTACAACCGCGGCCTGCAACAGCTGGCCCGGGATGCCCTCGCCGAACCGCAGGTACGCGCCCTGGCCGACGAGGCCCGCATCAAACCCTGCCTCGACACCCCGCCCGACCGACTCCGGTGGGGCCACCGCCTGCGCCTGGAACGCGTCGTCGACCTCGCCCTGTGGCTGGACCACCACCGACCCGAACTCGCCCTGTGGCTGGACCACCACCGACCCGAACTCGCCCTGTGA
- a CDS encoding L-tyrosine/L-tryptophan isonitrile synthase family protein gives MPLATAPDTHITTTSAAILGLLLPHHRTTDPAAPASVTAFPHQLRRIADFVRRGAPVVFTLPGFPCKSPNPAKVLGHLPDQGERLSLTFLHRLCTDIERIHPPGARIVICSDGHVFGDVIHVPDPHIDAYADELRGLITGLGLTRLSVFDLRDVPGDLSYDRKRCHLHRHHAPSVEALRAEVHTDDHTRALYRGVTRFLVEDTADFPGTRSALQRACRQRAYGVLQRSRAWGALIAEHHPAAVRLSIHPQPVGAAKFGIRLLDAPDAWTTPWHSAALQRADGTWTLMPRARAAQLGRLVTADGRPSHFRQG, from the coding sequence ATGCCACTGGCGACCGCGCCGGACACACACATCACGACCACGAGCGCCGCCATCCTGGGCCTGCTCCTGCCCCACCACCGCACCACCGACCCGGCGGCTCCCGCGTCCGTTACGGCATTCCCGCACCAGCTGCGCCGCATCGCCGACTTCGTCCGCCGCGGCGCCCCGGTCGTCTTCACTCTCCCCGGCTTCCCCTGCAAGTCCCCCAACCCGGCCAAAGTGCTGGGCCACCTGCCCGACCAGGGCGAACGCCTCTCCCTCACTTTCCTGCACCGGCTCTGCACCGACATCGAGCGGATCCACCCGCCCGGCGCCCGCATCGTCATCTGCTCCGACGGACATGTCTTCGGCGACGTCATCCACGTCCCCGACCCCCACATCGACGCCTACGCCGACGAACTGCGCGGCCTCATCACCGGCCTGGGCCTCACCAGGCTGTCCGTCTTCGACCTGCGCGACGTGCCGGGCGACCTGTCGTACGACAGGAAACGCTGCCACCTCCACCGGCACCACGCGCCCAGCGTCGAGGCCCTGCGAGCCGAGGTGCACACGGATGACCACACACGCGCCCTGTACCGGGGCGTCACACGCTTCCTCGTCGAGGACACCGCCGACTTCCCGGGGACCCGCTCCGCGCTCCAACGCGCGTGCCGGCAGCGGGCGTACGGCGTCCTGCAGCGCAGCCGCGCCTGGGGCGCCCTGATCGCCGAACACCATCCGGCCGCCGTACGACTGTCCATCCACCCCCAGCCGGTCGGCGCCGCGAAGTTCGGCATCCGCCTCCTGGACGCACCGGACGCCTGGACCACCCCCTGGCACTCGGCCGCCCTGCAGCGAGCGGACGGAACCTGGACACTGATGCCGCGCGCCAGAGCCGCACAGCTGGGCCGGCTGGTGACGGCCGACGGCAGACCGAGCCACTTCCGCCAGGGCTGA
- a CDS encoding TIGR01777 family oxidoreductase, with protein MKVVLPGGTGQVGTVLDRALTAAGHEVTVLTRRPVRTREVGWDGVTLGRWAEVVDGSDVVINLAGRSVSCRYTPENLRAMMDSRVDSARVVGEAIADAARPPRVWLQMSTATIYAHRFDAANDEATGVIGGSEAGVPGYWAYSVDIARNWERAQAEASTPATRKVALRSAMVMSPDRGGVFDVLLGLARLGLGGPVAGGAQYVSWIHDQDFVRAVEFLIDRDDIDGPVNLASPGPLPQRDFMRALRAARGVPVGLPATRWMAELGAFALRSDTELLLKSRRVVPGRLREAGFGFLYRAWQPAALDLVQRVTLSRAGRLRRVAAEAESGRRT; from the coding sequence ATGAAGGTAGTTCTGCCTGGGGGAACCGGTCAGGTCGGCACGGTTCTCGATCGTGCGCTGACGGCTGCCGGTCATGAGGTCACCGTGCTGACGCGGCGACCGGTGCGCACGCGGGAAGTCGGCTGGGACGGGGTCACGCTCGGCCGCTGGGCCGAGGTGGTCGACGGCAGCGATGTCGTGATCAACCTGGCCGGACGCAGCGTCTCTTGCCGCTACACCCCCGAGAACCTGCGGGCCATGATGGATTCGCGGGTGGACTCGGCACGTGTGGTCGGGGAGGCGATCGCGGACGCCGCGCGGCCACCGCGGGTGTGGCTGCAGATGAGTACGGCGACGATCTACGCCCACCGCTTCGACGCGGCGAACGACGAGGCGACGGGGGTGATCGGCGGCTCGGAGGCCGGAGTTCCGGGCTACTGGGCCTACAGCGTCGACATCGCGAGGAACTGGGAGCGGGCGCAGGCCGAGGCGTCGACACCGGCGACCCGGAAAGTGGCGCTGCGCTCGGCGATGGTGATGAGCCCGGACCGGGGCGGGGTGTTCGACGTCCTGCTGGGTTTGGCCCGGCTGGGGCTCGGCGGGCCGGTCGCGGGCGGCGCGCAGTACGTCTCCTGGATCCATGACCAGGACTTTGTACGCGCCGTGGAGTTCCTGATCGACCGGGACGACATCGACGGGCCGGTGAACCTCGCCTCCCCCGGCCCGCTACCGCAGCGGGACTTCATGCGAGCGCTGCGCGCGGCCCGGGGCGTCCCCGTGGGGCTGCCGGCCACGCGGTGGATGGCCGAGCTGGGCGCGTTCGCGCTGCGCTCGGACACGGAACTGCTGCTCAAGAGCCGCCGGGTGGTGCCGGGTCGGTTGCGGGAGGCCGGGTTCGGTTTCCTGTATCGCGCATGGCAGCCGGCCGCATTGGACCTCGTCCAGCGGGTCACGTTGTCCCGTGCGGGCCGCCTCCGCCGGGTGGCAGCGGAAGCGGAGTCCGGGCGGCGGACCTGA
- a CDS encoding cytochrome P450 has protein sequence MTRHEPTITTDTQEPVPLTGCPYKADPYPLYERMREAGPVHPVLFPSGVQAWLVTGYDAAHAALNDDRLGKNHDRGNDRWRARASIMPEPQHSQLQVHLLHQDPPRHTRMRRFVTDAFTPRRIEQLRPRMEELAHRLVDALPDTGPADLVGGFAAHFPFQVLAEVIGLPQELAARFDRDWGKVVQPVGPTDPGRPSYEARLHGLHSYIAEVVADKRAHPEDDLLSRLVAACDQGELSQEELDSMIFQLLVAGQEPVTNQITTALIALFRNPGQLARLVDDLSLLPRAVEELLRHDSAFELTTWRFFDQDSDLHGTRVPAGDSVIVSLCAANRDPRRFPDPDTLDLDRTPNPHLAFGHGIHFCPGAALARAELQIALGTLLTRLPGLRLAIPDDEIQWIPAVLGRGTHHLPAGYDRRL, from the coding sequence GTGACCCGCCACGAACCGACGATCACCACGGACACGCAGGAACCCGTCCCCCTCACGGGCTGCCCCTACAAGGCCGACCCCTACCCGCTCTACGAGCGGATGCGCGAGGCCGGTCCGGTCCACCCCGTGCTCTTCCCGAGCGGCGTACAGGCCTGGCTCGTCACCGGATACGACGCCGCCCACGCCGCCCTCAACGACGACCGGCTGGGCAAGAACCACGACCGGGGCAACGACCGCTGGCGCGCCCGCGCCTCCATCATGCCCGAGCCGCAGCACTCGCAGCTCCAGGTCCATCTGCTGCATCAGGACCCGCCGCGGCACACCCGTATGCGGCGCTTCGTCACCGACGCCTTCACACCACGCCGGATCGAACAACTCCGTCCGAGGATGGAGGAATTGGCCCACCGGCTCGTCGACGCCCTGCCCGACACCGGCCCCGCCGACCTGGTCGGCGGTTTCGCGGCACACTTCCCCTTCCAGGTGCTGGCCGAGGTCATCGGCCTGCCCCAGGAACTGGCCGCCCGCTTCGACCGCGACTGGGGCAAGGTGGTCCAGCCGGTCGGCCCGACCGACCCGGGCCGTCCGTCGTACGAGGCCCGTCTGCACGGCCTGCATAGCTACATCGCCGAGGTCGTCGCCGACAAACGCGCACACCCGGAGGACGACCTCCTCAGCCGCCTCGTCGCGGCCTGCGACCAGGGCGAACTGTCCCAGGAGGAACTGGACTCGATGATCTTCCAGCTCCTGGTCGCCGGCCAGGAACCGGTCACCAACCAGATCACCACCGCCCTGATCGCCCTGTTCCGCAACCCGGGCCAGCTCGCCCGGCTTGTCGACGACCTCTCCCTGCTGCCCCGCGCGGTCGAGGAACTCCTCCGTCATGACAGCGCCTTCGAGCTCACCACCTGGCGCTTCTTCGACCAGGACAGCGATCTGCACGGCACCCGGGTCCCGGCTGGGGACTCCGTGATCGTGTCCCTGTGCGCCGCCAACCGCGACCCGCGCCGCTTCCCCGACCCCGACACCCTCGACCTCGACCGCACCCCCAACCCGCATCTCGCCTTCGGCCACGGCATCCACTTCTGCCCCGGCGCGGCCCTCGCCCGCGCCGAACTCCAGATCGCCCTCGGCACGCTCCTGACCCGGCTTCCGGGCCTCCGCCTCGCCATCCCGGACGACGAGATCCAGTGGATCCCGGCGGTCCTCGGCCGCGGCACCCATCACCTGCCGGCCGGCTACGACCGCCGCCTGTGA
- a CDS encoding DUF2332 domain-containing protein: MPGSTSANAAPVGRVRTLAQVYRRFGEVDAAGTSPLYERVAVALSESDEALRAIEAAPPRKRHPTVILAALHDLALAGRAPALAAAYAAADGDAAAGVAIDTLLRMTDTVVAIAAQRKTRTNETGRCAVLYPAIAGAAHRVGASAVGLIDVGCSAGLNLNVDRVGITYSNGQSLGDPSSPVQLASSIVGDRPVPTRAMPEVVARVGVDLDPVDVTDADEARWLRACLWPDQPERAARLQAEVALAATAPPLLLQGDAVEVLPDAFTRVPEDALPVVTTTWALSNLPLESRLRFLHRLDEAAADRPVAWVSAEGVGVAPAIPTLGDRRASGHSIIGLAVCDRSALHAEAMGRCWSQGRLLAWLADS; encoded by the coding sequence ATGCCAGGATCGACTTCAGCAAACGCCGCACCCGTGGGCAGGGTCCGCACACTCGCTCAGGTATACCGACGCTTCGGTGAGGTCGACGCCGCCGGAACATCACCGCTGTACGAGCGCGTCGCCGTCGCCCTGAGCGAGTCCGACGAGGCGCTGCGCGCCATCGAGGCGGCGCCGCCACGCAAGCGGCACCCCACGGTGATCCTCGCCGCGCTGCACGACCTCGCCCTGGCCGGACGGGCACCGGCGCTCGCCGCGGCCTATGCCGCTGCGGACGGCGACGCTGCCGCCGGCGTGGCGATCGACACCCTGCTGCGGATGACCGACACGGTCGTGGCCATCGCCGCGCAGCGGAAGACGCGGACCAACGAGACCGGACGCTGCGCCGTGCTGTATCCGGCCATCGCCGGGGCGGCGCACCGGGTGGGCGCAAGCGCGGTCGGGCTGATCGACGTGGGCTGCTCCGCTGGGCTCAATCTGAATGTCGATCGCGTCGGCATCACGTACAGCAACGGACAATCGCTGGGCGACCCGTCATCTCCCGTGCAGTTGGCGTCTTCGATCGTGGGAGACCGGCCCGTCCCGACGCGGGCGATGCCCGAGGTCGTCGCCCGCGTCGGCGTCGACCTCGATCCGGTCGACGTGACCGACGCGGATGAAGCCCGATGGTTGCGCGCCTGCCTGTGGCCGGACCAGCCGGAGCGGGCCGCGAGGCTCCAAGCAGAGGTGGCGCTGGCAGCGACGGCCCCTCCGCTGCTGCTGCAAGGGGACGCCGTCGAGGTGCTGCCCGATGCCTTCACCCGTGTGCCCGAGGACGCCCTGCCTGTCGTCACCACGACGTGGGCGCTGTCGAACCTCCCGCTCGAGAGCCGCCTGCGCTTCCTGCACCGCCTCGACGAAGCGGCGGCCGACCGGCCGGTGGCATGGGTGTCAGCGGAGGGGGTCGGAGTCGCGCCGGCCATACCGACACTCGGCGATCGCCGCGCCTCCGGCCACAGCATCATCGGTCTGGCGGTGTGCGACCGGTCGGCCCTGCACGCCGAGGCCATGGGCCGCTGCTGGTCGCAGGGCCGCTTGCTGGCGTGGCTGGCGGACTCTTGA
- a CDS encoding methyltransferase domain-containing protein has translation MQQENIWDAAVARRYDTPGTGMFAPEVLAPTMERLAGLADGGAALEFAIGTGRVAVPLAERGVPVSGVELSGPMVEQLRTKADEATIPVVIGDMATTVAPGTYRLVYLVYNTISNLLTQAEQVECFRNAARHLTLGGRFVIELWVPELRTLPPGASATVWHTDAEYIGLDTYDVLDQRVVSHHFHFGGTEEARLYRSPHRYIWPSELDLMAQLAGFELESRHADWAGTEFTAESRSHVSVYRLPEAP, from the coding sequence ATGCAGCAGGAGAACATCTGGGACGCCGCCGTCGCCCGGCGCTACGACACGCCCGGCACCGGCATGTTCGCCCCCGAGGTGCTGGCGCCCACGATGGAGCGCCTCGCCGGGCTGGCGGACGGCGGAGCGGCACTGGAGTTCGCGATCGGGACCGGCCGGGTCGCCGTCCCGCTCGCCGAGCGAGGGGTGCCCGTCTCGGGTGTCGAGCTGTCCGGGCCGATGGTCGAGCAACTGCGGACCAAGGCCGACGAAGCCACGATCCCCGTGGTCATCGGCGACATGGCGACCACCGTAGCCCCGGGGACGTACCGCCTCGTCTACCTCGTCTACAACACGATCTCCAACCTCCTCACCCAGGCCGAACAGGTCGAGTGCTTCCGCAACGCCGCCCGCCACCTCACACTCGGGGGCCGGTTCGTGATCGAGCTGTGGGTGCCCGAGCTGCGCACGCTGCCCCCGGGCGCGTCGGCCACCGTATGGCACACCGACGCCGAGTACATCGGCCTGGACACCTACGACGTTCTCGACCAGCGTGTCGTATCCCACCACTTCCACTTCGGCGGGACCGAGGAGGCCCGGCTGTACCGCAGCCCCCATCGCTACATCTGGCCCTCCGAACTCGACCTCATGGCCCAACTGGCCGGATTCGAGCTGGAGTCCAGGCACGCGGACTGGGCGGGCACCGAGTTCACCGCCGAGTCCCGCTCCCATGTCTCGGTGTACCGGCTGCCGGAAGCGCCGTAG
- a CDS encoding PucR family transcriptional regulator, giving the protein MGLSNVGAALRGRLPELGARMAERIRAEVESYADDALTPFESLRESCEDNADLLLGRFAFGAEPDVGAAQQTGRLRAEQGVPLADTLHAYRVGFELLWSEMVDEARRHPEVTDAELVAGSSEIWALFGRYAEAVAAAYREASAELALQREARRSALAEALFTGALADRTTPWEAARQLGLPERGPYAVVAASVPDPGQEPLPGIEAALRRSGVPSVWRLLPDQQIGLVSLGHRDAETASLCALRRRRARVGVSPRFDSLRDTPQALRFARLALAGLPGDGPGVTRFDDSPLAMLVAAAPAEASRLVEVSLGPVLALPAAERTRLLQTLGHWFASGGVAAEAAERLFVHPNTVRYRLRRIEEVTGRALTDPAALADLGAALYALRLLPF; this is encoded by the coding sequence ATGGGTCTGTCGAATGTGGGCGCGGCACTGCGCGGGCGCCTTCCGGAGCTGGGCGCGCGGATGGCCGAGCGCATCCGGGCCGAGGTCGAGTCGTACGCGGACGACGCGCTGACCCCCTTCGAGTCACTCAGGGAGTCCTGCGAGGACAATGCGGATCTGCTCCTCGGCCGCTTCGCCTTCGGCGCCGAACCCGACGTGGGAGCCGCTCAGCAGACCGGACGGCTCCGCGCCGAGCAGGGCGTTCCGCTCGCCGACACCCTGCACGCCTACCGGGTGGGTTTCGAGCTGCTCTGGTCGGAGATGGTCGACGAGGCGCGCAGGCATCCGGAGGTGACGGACGCCGAGCTGGTGGCCGGTTCCTCGGAGATCTGGGCCCTGTTCGGCCGGTACGCGGAGGCGGTGGCGGCCGCCTACCGCGAGGCGAGCGCGGAGCTGGCGCTGCAGCGCGAGGCCCGCCGCTCGGCGCTGGCCGAGGCCCTGTTCACGGGTGCCCTCGCGGATCGTACGACGCCGTGGGAGGCGGCCCGGCAGCTCGGTCTGCCGGAGCGCGGCCCGTATGCAGTGGTGGCGGCGTCGGTGCCGGATCCCGGCCAGGAGCCGCTGCCCGGCATCGAGGCGGCGCTGCGCCGCTCCGGGGTGCCGTCGGTGTGGCGGCTACTGCCGGACCAGCAGATCGGGCTGGTCTCGCTCGGGCACCGGGACGCGGAGACCGCGAGCCTGTGTGCGCTGCGCCGTCGGCGCGCCCGGGTGGGCGTCAGCCCCCGGTTCGACTCGCTGCGGGACACCCCGCAGGCGCTGCGGTTCGCCCGGCTGGCGCTGGCCGGGCTGCCCGGCGACGGGCCGGGTGTGACCCGGTTCGACGACAGCCCGCTGGCGATGCTGGTCGCGGCGGCTCCGGCGGAGGCGAGCCGGCTGGTCGAGGTGTCCCTGGGGCCCGTTCTCGCACTGCCCGCGGCGGAGCGCACCCGGCTACTGCAGACCCTGGGGCACTGGTTCGCGTCGGGCGGGGTGGCCGCCGAGGCCGCTGAGCGGCTCTTCGTCCATCCCAACACCGTGCGCTACCGGCTGCGCCGTATCGAGGAGGTGACAGGGCGCGCGCTCACCGACCCGGCCGCCCTCGCCGACCTGGGCGCGGCGTTGTACGCCCTGCGCCTGCTGCCTTTCTGA
- a CDS encoding ScbR family autoregulator-binding transcription factor: MAQQERAVRTRRAVLEAAAAVFAERGYAAATIAEILNRAGVTKGALYFHFDSKAALAQGVLQEQIATEYRVPRELKLQEWVDAGMTLAERLPREPMLLAGVRLSADLQGREVFGSAWPAWAELTETLLTEAKQRGEVLPHVVPGETAQVFFGAWIGVQFVSQAVAGWADLDDRVSALFSHLLPAIAAPAVLVRLDTAPDRGARVIAEVRRKPSASLAGASN, translated from the coding sequence ATGGCTCAACAGGAGCGAGCCGTCCGGACCCGACGCGCTGTTCTCGAAGCCGCCGCGGCGGTCTTCGCCGAACGCGGATACGCGGCGGCCACCATCGCCGAGATCCTCAACAGGGCCGGGGTGACCAAGGGCGCCCTGTACTTCCACTTCGACTCCAAGGCGGCCCTCGCCCAGGGCGTCCTGCAGGAGCAGATCGCCACCGAGTACCGCGTGCCCCGCGAACTGAAGTTGCAGGAGTGGGTCGACGCGGGCATGACCCTGGCCGAGCGGCTGCCCCGGGAGCCGATGCTGCTCGCCGGAGTCCGGCTCTCCGCCGACCTGCAGGGCCGCGAGGTGTTCGGCAGTGCCTGGCCGGCCTGGGCCGAGCTGACCGAGACGCTCCTGACGGAGGCCAAGCAACGCGGAGAGGTGCTCCCGCACGTGGTGCCCGGGGAGACCGCCCAGGTGTTCTTCGGCGCATGGATCGGCGTGCAGTTCGTCTCGCAGGCCGTCGCGGGCTGGGCCGACCTCGACGACCGTGTGTCGGCCCTCTTCAGTCATCTGCTCCCCGCGATCGCCGCCCCGGCCGTGCTCGTCCGGCTCGACACCGCACCGGACCGCGGTGCCAGGGTGATCGCGGAGGTACGGCGAAAGCCGTCGGCCTCCCTGGCCGGCGCGAGCAACTGA
- a CDS encoding beta-L-arabinofuranosidase domain-containing protein, whose translation MTPPCDRRSFLTAAGATAAALAATDGSPAQAAPPPTRSSSRRAGSPRLRTARATPFPLTAVTLLPGPFLDNQRRNTAYLRFVDIDRLLHTFRRNVGLPSTAQPCGGWEAPTVELRGHSTGHLLSGLALTYANTGDTGLRDKGHELVSALAACQAAAPAAGYGKGYLSAFPESFFDRLEAGTGVWAPYYTVHKIMAGLVEQYRLAGNSQALDVVLGMGAWVDSRTARLGYAQMQRVLETEFGGMNDVLADLHAITGDAVWLAVAERFTHARVFDPLAAGEDRLAGLHANTQIPKMVGALRLWQEGLPDRYRTIAANFWQIVTDHHSYVIGGNSNGEAFHEPDVVAGQLSNGTCENCNSYNMLKLTRLLHCEDPDRTDLLDHYERTLFNQMLGEQDPDSAHGFNIYYTGLGPGSFKQQPSFMGTDRNAYSTDYDNFSCDHGTGMETQAKFADTIYTHDERRLLVNLFIPSEVRWQEQGITWRQSTRLPDAASTVLTVTAGRAHHELLVRIPGWASGARVRLNGRTLPDRPAAGSRLSLDRLWRAGDRVEVSLPMRTTMAATPDNPDVQAVLHGPVVLAGAYGATASRWMPRLDTATVRQASADPLRFTATVDDETVTLLPIARVHHQYYNVYWLTGRPPSPPPEFAAWHRFDESSGSTAADATGNGRTATLAGGASWAPGHISGAVALAGTDGHVALAADLLAGASAYSVATWVNLTGRPAAWSRIFDFGTGVSANMFLTPLSDAGTLRYAITTSGGGAEQRIDADPLPTDRWVHVAVTYGSGTAVLYADGHEVGRNSAVTVEPRYFGNHIRAAYIGRSQYPDPYLKAAIDDFRIYGKTLTAAEVAALAQIS comes from the coding sequence GTGACTCCACCCTGCGACAGACGGTCCTTCCTCACCGCGGCCGGCGCGACCGCCGCGGCCCTCGCGGCGACGGACGGCTCCCCCGCCCAGGCCGCACCCCCGCCCACCCGGTCCTCCTCTCGCCGCGCCGGATCACCCCGCCTGCGGACCGCCCGAGCGACGCCGTTCCCGCTCACCGCGGTGACCCTGCTGCCCGGACCCTTCCTGGACAACCAGCGCCGCAACACCGCCTACCTGCGCTTCGTCGACATCGACCGGCTGCTGCACACCTTCCGCCGCAACGTCGGCCTGCCCAGCACCGCCCAGCCCTGCGGCGGCTGGGAGGCGCCGACCGTGGAACTGCGCGGACACTCCACCGGCCACCTGCTCTCCGGTCTCGCCCTCACCTACGCCAACACGGGCGACACCGGGCTGCGTGACAAGGGCCACGAGCTGGTGTCCGCGCTGGCCGCCTGCCAGGCCGCCGCGCCGGCGGCGGGATACGGCAAGGGCTATCTGTCGGCGTTCCCGGAGAGCTTCTTCGACCGGCTGGAGGCCGGGACGGGCGTCTGGGCTCCGTACTACACCGTGCACAAGATCATGGCCGGTCTGGTCGAGCAGTACCGGCTGGCCGGGAACAGCCAGGCCCTCGATGTGGTGCTGGGCATGGGCGCGTGGGTCGACAGTCGCACCGCCAGACTTGGCTACGCGCAGATGCAGCGGGTGCTGGAGACCGAGTTCGGCGGCATGAACGACGTGCTCGCCGACCTGCACGCGATCACCGGGGACGCCGTCTGGCTGGCGGTCGCCGAACGCTTCACCCACGCCCGGGTCTTCGATCCCCTGGCCGCCGGAGAGGACCGGCTGGCCGGGCTGCACGCCAACACCCAGATCCCGAAGATGGTGGGCGCGCTGCGGCTGTGGCAGGAGGGCCTGCCCGACCGCTACCGCACCATCGCGGCCAACTTCTGGCAGATCGTCACCGACCACCACTCGTATGTCATCGGCGGCAACAGCAACGGCGAGGCCTTCCACGAACCCGACGTCGTCGCGGGCCAGTTGTCCAACGGCACGTGCGAGAACTGCAACAGCTACAACATGCTCAAGCTGACCCGGCTGCTGCACTGCGAGGATCCGGACCGCACGGACCTGCTCGACCACTACGAGCGCACCCTGTTCAACCAGATGCTCGGCGAGCAGGACCCCGACTCCGCGCACGGCTTCAACATCTACTACACGGGCCTCGGCCCCGGCTCCTTCAAACAGCAGCCGTCCTTCATGGGCACCGACCGGAACGCCTATTCCACGGACTACGACAACTTCTCCTGCGACCACGGCACCGGCATGGAGACCCAGGCGAAGTTCGCGGACACGATCTACACGCACGACGAACGGCGGCTGCTGGTCAACCTGTTCATCCCGTCCGAGGTGCGCTGGCAGGAGCAGGGAATCACCTGGCGGCAGTCCACCCGGCTGCCCGACGCCGCCTCGACCGTCCTCACCGTCACGGCCGGGAGGGCTCACCATGAGCTGCTGGTCCGCATACCCGGCTGGGCCTCCGGGGCACGCGTCAGGCTGAACGGCCGTACGCTGCCCGACCGTCCGGCCGCGGGCAGCAGACTGAGCCTCGACCGGCTCTGGCGGGCCGGTGACCGGGTCGAGGTCAGCCTGCCGATGCGTACGACCATGGCGGCGACCCCCGACAACCCCGACGTGCAGGCCGTACTGCACGGTCCCGTGGTACTGGCCGGGGCGTACGGCGCCACGGCGAGCCGCTGGATGCCCCGCCTGGACACCGCGACGGTCCGGCAGGCCTCGGCCGATCCGCTGCGGTTCACCGCGACCGTCGACGACGAGACGGTCACGCTGCTGCCCATCGCCCGCGTCCACCACCAGTACTACAACGTCTACTGGCTGACCGGCCGACCCCCGTCCCCGCCACCGGAGTTCGCCGCCTGGCACCGCTTCGACGAGTCCTCCGGCAGCACGGCGGCCGACGCCACCGGCAACGGCAGGACGGCGACACTGGCGGGCGGGGCCTCCTGGGCACCGGGACATATCTCGGGCGCGGTGGCCCTGGCCGGCACGGACGGCCATGTCGCACTGGCCGCGGACCTGCTGGCGGGGGCGTCCGCCTACTCGGTGGCGACCTGGGTGAACCTGACCGGCCGGCCGGCCGCCTGGAGCCGGATCTTCGACTTCGGCACCGGGGTGAGCGCCAACATGTTCCTCACCCCGCTGAGCGACGCGGGTACGCTGCGCTACGCGATCACCACGAGCGGCGGCGGAGCGGAGCAGCGCATCGACGCCGACCCGCTGCCGACCGACCGTTGGGTCCACGTGGCCGTCACCTATGGCTCCGGTACCGCCGTGCTGTACGCCGACGGCCACGAGGTGGGCCGGAACTCGGCGGTCACCGTCGAACCCCGGTACTTCGGCAACCACATCCGCGCCGCGTACATCGGCAGGTCCCAGTACCCGGACCCCTACCTGAAGGCGGCGATCGACGACTTCCGCATCTACGGCAAAACGCTCACCGCGGCCGAGGTCGCCGCTCTGGCGCAGATCTCCTAG